The Molothrus aeneus isolate 106 chromosome 31, BPBGC_Maene_1.0, whole genome shotgun sequence genome includes a window with the following:
- the SEMA6C gene encoding semaphorin-6C has product MPGVPLLFVLLLLLLLLAGTPAQSFPRDLVARSTVGLAATAAYPRFGGLRGDNGTARLGLDFQRMLRLNGTLFVAARDHIYAFDLRQDKGTLYPERHLTWETQDRQNCAMRGRRQDECHNYIRVLVPRDAETLLACGTNAFSPLCRTYQVSSLAQQGDEVSGQARCPFDAKQSIVALFVDGSLYSATVADFQASDAVIYRSLSPGQAPLRTLKYSSRWLQEPHFVQVLPYGPYVYFFFREVAVELSALGKVLVARVARVCRNDRGGSPRVLERRWTSFLKVRLQCSVPGDTVFYFDVLEAVTPPQTLHGRPAVLALFGTQPNSIPGSAVCAFYLADVERSFEGPFAEPRGATWSPVPEDRVPQPRPGCCAGMGAAAGVVTSGDFPDETLAFAKEHPLLHGAVGPAGGRPLFTHTGTRLTQLAVDTGAGPRGNQTVLFLGAEDGRLLKVLAAAQSPEATQSPGGTPAPRDPRGLGDSRDSSAGTLLLEEISLYDPGRCHSPRGSGVPSRVLGLELHLPGRELIVAFAGCLLRLPLSRCGRHGSCRGSCLAARDPYCVWLPSRGCIPFSEDLPSGFQQDMEGSLGISGTCQGAARDGDENGDLAHGVRHPGPGAEATVPVPVLVGCVLGAFAVGALATGLLATCCQRPAVPKAPPEPPCAPRTPGQPPVPRLYPALPPHDGTGTEPEPPALPPARAPRDREPRRGPAEPPGPGPPGRAGREETTLQRLPGGSAWPGTPPGSGSFANRVLPRGAAGPAPPFGPHDRAPVRLDVPPDSPPAPRRPLAQSYSLGGTPVSPPGPPRALTRMHSLGTPGGTPGGTPWGPRPGALERSLSMKPPLLPKPLLLPAAPGRP; this is encoded by the exons ATGCCGGGGGTCCCGCTGCTcttcgtcctcctcctcctcctcctcctcctggccgGGACCCCCGCCCAGTCCTTCCCGCGGGACCTGGTGGCTCGCAGCACCGTGGGGCTGGCAG CCACCGCCGCGTACCCGCGTTTCGGGGGCCTCCGGGGGGACAACGGCACGGCCCGGCTCGGCCTGGACTTCCAGCGGATGCTGCGGCTCAACGGGACGCTCTTCGTGGCCGCCCG GGACCACATCTACGCCTTCGACCTGCGGCAGGACAAGGGGACGCTGTACCCGGAGCGG CACCTCACCTGGGAGACGCAGGACAGGCAGAACTGCGCCATGCGGGGCCGGCGGCAG GATGAGTGTCACAACTACATCCGAGTGCTGGTGCCCCGCGACGCCGAGACCCTCCTGGCTTGTGGCACCAATGCCTTCAGCCCCCTGTGCCGCACCTACCAG gtgagcagcctggcacagcagggtgaCGAGGTCAGCGGCCAAGCCCGGTGTCCCTTTGATGCCAAGCAAAGCATCGTGGCTCTCTTTGTCG ATGGCAGCCTGTACTCGGCCACCGTGGCCGATTTCCAGGCGAGTGATGCCGTGATCTACCGCAGCCTGAGCCCCGGGCAGGCTCCCCTGCGCACCCTCAAGTACAGCTCCCGCTGGCTGCAGG AACCCCACTTTGTCCAGGTGCTGCCCTACGGCCCCTACGTCTACTTCTTCTTCAGGGAGGTGGCAGTGGAGCTCAGCGCCCTGGGCAag GTGCTGGTGGCCCGGGTGGCCCGGGTGTGCCGCAATGACCGTGGCGGGTCCCCGCGGGTGCTGGAGCGGCGCTGGACGTCCTTCCTGAAGGTGCGGCTGCAGTGCTCCGTCCCTGGGGACACCGTCTTCTACTTCGATGTCCTGGAGGCCGTGACACCCCCACAGACCCTGCACGGGCGCCCCGCTGTCCTCGCCCTCTTTGGCACCCAACCCAAcag CATCCCCGGCTCGGCCGTCTGCGCCTTCTACCTGGCAGATGTGGAGCGCTCCTTCGAGGGCCCCTTCGCCGAGCCCCGCGGCGCCACCTGGAGCCCGGTGCCCGAGGACAgggtcccccagcccag GCCGGGCTGCTGTGCCgggatgggagctgctgctggcgtTGTCACCTCTGGGGACTTCCCTGATGAGACGTTGGCGTTCGCCAAGGAGCACCCGCTGCTGCACGGAGCCGTGGGACCCGCGGGAGGGAGGCCTCTCTTCACCCACACTGGCACCAG GCTGACCCAGCTGGCCGTGGACACGGGCGCGGGGCCCCGCGGCAACCAGACCGTGCTGTTCCTGGGCGCCGAGGATGGGCGGCTGCTCAAggtcctggcagctgcacagagccccGAGGCCACTCAGAGCCCCGGGGGGACCCCGGCACCGAGAGACCCCCgagggctgggggacagcagggacagcagtgccgggacgctgctgctggaggagatcAGCCTCTACGACCCCGGGCG GTGCCACAGCCCGCGGgggtctggggtccccagccgggtgctggggctggagctgcacctgCCGGGCCGGGAGCTGATCGTGGCCTTTGCCGGGTGCCTCCTGCGGCTGCCCCTGAGCCGCTGCGGCCGCCACGGCTCCTGCCGAGg gagctgcctggctgcCCGAGACCCCTATTGTGTCTGGCTGCcctccaggggctgcatccCCTTCTCCGAGGACCTTCC GAGTGGCTTCCAGCAGGACATGGAGGGATCCCTCGGGATCAGCGGGACCTGCCAAG GGGCTGCAAGGGATGGTGACGAGAATGGAGACCTGGCCCACG GGGTGCGGCACCCCGGGCCCGGTGCCGAAGCGACGGTTCCGGTGCCGGTGCTCGTGGGCTGCGTGCTGGGCGCCTTCGCCGTGGGCGCCCTGGCCACCGGGCTGCTGGCCACGTGCTGCCAGCGCCCCGCcgtccccaaagcccccccgGAGCCGCCGTGCGCCCCGCGGACCCCGGGCCAGCCTCCCGTGCCCCGCCTGTACCCCGCGCTGCCGCCGCACGACGGCACCGGCACCGAGCCCGAGccccccgcgctgcccccggcccgcgcCCCCCGGGACCGGGagccccggcgcggccccgcggagccgcccgggccggggccgccgggcAGGGCGGGCCGGGAGGAGACAACGCTGCAGCGGCTGCCCGGGGGCTCGGCGTggcccgggacccccccgggcaGCGGCTCCTTCGCCAACCGGGTGCTGCCCCGCGGAGCCGCGGGCCCCGCGCCCCCGTTCGGCCCCCACGACCGGGCTCCGGTGCGCCTGGACGTGCCCCCCGAcagccccccggccccgcggcggcCGCTGGCACAGAGCTACTCGCTGGGGGGGACCCCCGTGAGCCCCCCCGGGCCGCCCCGGGCTCTCACCCGCATGCACTCGCTGGGGACGCcgggggggacaccgggggggacaccctggggaccccGGCCCGGAGCCCTGGAGCGCTCGCTGTCCATGAAGccccccctgctccccaaaccgctgctgctgcccgcggccccggggcggCCCTGA
- the NUDT17 gene encoding nucleoside diphosphate-linked moiety X motif 17 has protein sequence MAGARVLVHVRRAGAGGAAAFGQSVTGVFCPAHTDVALVSCGLERGRFLISDVPFPGSAVTVLKRPPFCPAKLGGDTQGDRGRHAGVVAAVAVLLEATCGHVLLTRRATTLRHFPNVWVPPGGHLEPGEELVAAGLRELAEETGLRLEPGTFSWHLLGLWESLFPPSLSWGPPRCHHIVTYLGLRSAEPRQRLQARLCPSPAEVSAVAWLEPPVLEAIAATEDGAEGPGLGPGSSPRELPATVGITELSPDGFRSSRIPTGILLRRAPERGPDLERVSTGTKFALGRWRAGPGPGEERE, from the exons ATGGCGGGCGCGCGCGTGCTCGTGCACGTGCGGcgcgcgggggcggggggggcggcggCGTTCGGGCAG AGCGTCACCGGCGTGTTCTGCCCCGCGCACACGGACGTGGCCCTGGTGAGCTGCGGGCTGGAGCGCGGCCGCTTCCTCATCTCCGATGTGCCCTTCCCCGGCTCCGCCGTCACCGTCCTCAAG AGACCCCCGTTCTGCCCCGCcaagctgggaggggacacgcAGGGTGACCGAGGGCGACACGCGGGGGTGGTCGCGGCGGTGGCCGTGCTGCTGGAGGCCACCTGCGGCCACGTCCTGCTGACCCGCCGGGCCACCACCCTGCGACACTTCCCCAACGTTTGGGTGCCACCAG GTGGGCACTTGGAGCCAGGAGAAGAG CTGGTGGccgcggggctgcgggagcTGGCCGAGGAGACGGGGCTGCGCCTGGAGCCTGGAACCTTCTCGTGGCACCTGCTCGGCCTCTGGGAG TCCCTGTTCCCCCCCTCGCTGAGCTGGGGGCCACCGCGGTGCCACCACATTGTCACCTACCTGGGGCTGCGCTCGGCTGAGCCCCGCCAGCGGCTGCAG GCCCGGCTGTGTCCGAGCCCGGCTGAGGTCAGCGCCGTGGCCTGGCTGGAGCCTCCGGTCCTGGAAGCCATCGCTGCCACCGAGGATGGAGCCGAGGGACCGGGATTGGGACCGGGATCGTCCCCCAGAGAGCTGCCGGCCACCGTGGG GATCACGGAGCTGAGCCCCGACGGCTTCCGCAGCTCCCGGATTCCCACCGGGATCCTCTTGCGCCGGGCCCCGGAGCGCGGCCCCGACCTGGAGCGCGTCAGCACCGGCACCAAATTCGCGCTGGGGCGGTGGcgggcggggcccggcccgggggagGAGCGGGAATAA
- the ANKRD35 gene encoding ankyrin repeat domain-containing protein 35: protein MKRMFSCSSSQVTMESWTRQDQKLLEAVTRGDVARVAALAARKAARPAKLNARGQSALHLAAAGGLTECLTLLLEHGAPVNGTNDDGSTALHLATIACQPQCVKVLLQHGANERHADGQNRTPLHWAASSGCASSVLLLCDHEAPLDVPDAHGQTPLMLAAQGNHVAVCAQLLRRGAEPGLADRDGRTALELALAHGSLEVAELLQGHKGDKDTGNVTGNVTGEAPSWALQKAPRRENGAGQVGIQGEEEEEEEEEQRDGCAARRLREELARKTLECRRLEEAAEGIRRRLRELLRLLPGREAGEDEDEDEDEDEDEEDDGACLELLARRVAELRKRTRDEEWEGGQGSSEAPALIPFLAWLGEECSKMREAKAGAFSRSRELRRESERSLRAEPAWEQLAAGLEQALEQQDQIHARMLQGSQILLEKLRRCSVNGPEPAAGGKHRQEIPREGGRMEKELLELREGNGKLLVELARLGRERERLQRELRELRGDPGKRDEAWRLRRELRALRDGLGARVREAGGDSGAGILRDLHRRLDALVRSQHEALQLITEMEEGEAAETPGSDEEGGIAGEPGEPEAAQSTERGTAGVPAGSEAERWREAAAAAEERAAGRERELRELREAAAGLERGAAALRERAGRLERACRDKDGKLKQLLVETEKLSAEVLGLRGRNARLQLQLEVQQKQHRDTVAVYRSHLLQAAQGFMDEGVHAALLRILRAQAGAGPWH from the exons ATGAAGAGGATgttctcctgctccagctcgCAAGTGACG ATGGAGAGCTGGACGCGGCAGGACCAGAAGCTCCTGGAGGCGGTGACACGAGGGGACGTGGCCCGGGTGGCCGCCCTGGCCGCCCGCAAGGCCGCCCGCCCCGCCAAGCTCAACGCCAGGGGACAATCTGC GCTCCACCTGGCTGCGGCCGGGGGCCTCACCGAGTGCCTGacgctgctgctggagcacggGGCTCCCGTCAATGGAACCAACGATGACG gcagCACCGCCCTGCACTTGGCCACCATCgcctgccagccccagtgcgtgaaggtgctgctgcag cacGGAGCCAACGAGCGCCATGCGGACGGGCAGAACCGGACTCCGCTGCACTGGGCAG CCTCCTCGGGCTGCGCCTCCAGCGTCCTCCTGCTCTGCGACCACGAGGCCCCGCTGGATGTCCCCGATGCT CACGGCCAGACCCCCCTgatgctggcagcacaggggaaCCACGTGGCTGTTTGTGCCCAGCTCCTGCGGCGCGGGGCCGAGCCTGGGCTGGCCGACAGGGATGGCAG GACGGCGctggagctggccctggctcACGGCAGCCTGGAAGTGGccgagctgctgcagggccacaAGGGGGACAAGGACACCGGGAATGTCACTGGAAATGTCACCGGGGAGGCCCCGAGCTGGGCTCTCCAGAAGGCCCCAAGGAGAG AGAATGGTGCTGGACAGGTGGGAATCCagggcgaggaggaggaggaggaggaagaggagcagagggacgGATGCGCTGCCCGGCGGCTGCGGGAGGAGCTGGCGAGGAAGACTCTGGAATGCCGGAGGCTGGAGGAAGCTGCCGAGGGCAtccggcggcggctgcgggagcTCCTGCGGCTCCTGCCGGGACGGGAAgcgggtgaggatgaggatgaggatgaggatgaggatgaggatgaggaggatgacgGCGcctgcctggagctcctggcCCGGCGCGTGGCGGAGCTGAGGAAGAGGACGAGGGATGAAGAGTGGGAAGGAGGACAAGGCAGCAGCGAGGCTCCGGCGCTGATCCCGttcctggcctggctgggggAGGAGTGCTCCAAAATGCGGGAAGCGAAGGCCGGAGCCTTCTCCCGGAGCCGGGAGCTGCGCCGGGAATCCGAGCGTTCCCTCCGGGCCGAGCCcgcctgggagcagctggcggcggggctggagcaggcgctggagcagcaggaccagATCCACGCCAGGATGCTCCAAGGATCCCAAATCCTCCTGGAAAAGCTCCGCCGGTGCTCGGTGAACGGCCCGGAGCCGGCTGCGGGCGGGAAGCACCGGCAGGAGATCCCGAGGGAGGGCGGGaggatggagaaggagctgctggagctgcggGAGGGTAACGGGAAGCTCCTGGTGGAGCTGGCGCGGCTGGgccgggagcgggagcggctgcAGCGGGAGCTGCGGGAGCTGCGGGGGGATCCCGGCAAGCGGGACGAGGCCTGGAGGCTGCGCCGGGagctgcgggcgctgcgggaCGGGCTCGGAGCGCGGGTGCGGGAGGCGGGCGGCGACAGCGGGGCCGGGATCCTCCGGGATCTGCACCGGCGGCTGGACGCGCTGGTGCGCTCCCAGCACGAGGCCCTGCAGCTCATCACGGAgatggaggagggagaggcCGCAGAAACCCCCGGGAGCGACGAGGAGGGCGGGATAGCGGGAGAACCGGGAGAACCGGAAGCGGCGCAGAGCACGGAGCGCGGCACCGCCGGTGTCCCGGCGGGCTCGGAGGCGGAGCGgtggcgggaggcggcggcggcggccgaggAGAGGGCGGCCGGGCGGGAACGGGAGCTGCGGGAgctgcgggaggcggcggcggggctggaGCGCGGCGCGGCGGCGCTGCGGGAACGCGCGGGGCGGCTGGAGCGCGCCTGCCGCGACAAGGACGGGAAG ctgaagcagctgctggtggagaCGGAGAAACTCTCGGCCGAGGTGTTGGGGCTGCGGGGCAGGAACGCCcggctccagctccagctggag gtccagcagaagcagcaccgGGACACCGTGGCCGTGTACCGGAgccacctcctccaggctgcccag GGATTCATGGACGAGGGCGTCCACGCTGCGCTGCTGCGGATCCTGCGGGCCcaggcgggagcggggccgtgGCATTAA